One segment of Pleomorphomonas sp. PLEO DNA contains the following:
- a CDS encoding amidohydrolase has protein sequence MWSLATLVGLLTPPFSFTVPREPPCVRPRLIMSVPTRLIDTHLHLIYRERLTYAWLGSEPMLSAHDWTYERYAAEAHPLGVTDCLHMEVDVAEDDIDRETEFIRGLAGNPARNIRAAIVNARPENADFAAQVDRARADSFIRGFRRILHVMPDDLSRAPTFRENVKRLANTGLTFDICVRADQLGIAAELVDACPGVAFVLDHCGGGSASRPDLFAAWKMALFEFARRPGVVAKISGVIGTVGEGWTLDDLRPVVETTIEAFGWDRVVWGSDWPWSAQRASLRDWIETTHRLVEGASEIEREKLFHRNATRIYGIG, from the coding sequence TTGTGGTCTCTTGCAACCTTAGTCGGGCTCCTGACCCCGCCTTTTTCCTTTACTGTTCCGCGGGAACCACCCTGTGTCCGCCCGAGGCTTATAATGAGCGTTCCGACGCGTCTGATCGATACGCATTTGCATCTTATCTATCGAGAGAGGCTGACCTATGCGTGGCTTGGCAGCGAGCCGATGCTCTCCGCGCATGATTGGACCTACGAACGCTATGCCGCCGAGGCCCATCCGCTCGGCGTCACCGACTGCCTTCACATGGAGGTCGACGTTGCCGAGGACGACATCGATCGCGAAACCGAGTTCATTCGCGGCCTTGCTGGGAATCCTGCCCGTAATATTCGTGCCGCCATCGTGAACGCCAGGCCGGAGAATGCCGATTTCGCCGCTCAAGTCGATCGTGCCCGCGCGGATTCGTTCATTCGAGGCTTTCGGCGTATTCTGCACGTGATGCCGGATGACCTCTCGCGGGCGCCGACATTCCGTGAAAACGTCAAGCGTCTCGCCAACACCGGCCTCACGTTCGACATCTGTGTGCGCGCCGACCAGCTCGGCATCGCCGCCGAACTTGTCGATGCCTGTCCCGGCGTCGCCTTCGTGCTCGATCATTGCGGTGGCGGCTCAGCGTCAAGGCCGGATCTATTTGCAGCCTGGAAAATGGCACTCTTCGAGTTCGCCCGTCGCCCTGGCGTCGTCGCAAAGATTTCTGGCGTCATCGGCACGGTTGGTGAAGGCTGGACTTTGGATGATCTCAGGCCGGTGGTTGAAACCACCATTGAAGCCTTCGGTTGGGATCGCGTGGTGTGGGGAAGCGATTGGCCTTGGTCAGCGCAGCGCGCTTCTCTTAGGGATTGGATCGAAACCACGCATCGCCTTGTTGAGGGCGCAAGTGAGATCGAGCGAGAGAAACTGTTCCACCGCAATGCCACACGTATCTACGGGATCGGCTGA
- a CDS encoding fumarylacetoacetate hydrolase family protein: MKLIRHGAVGAEKPGLVDASGRHRDLSAHVADLAGAALSKASLASISAISPESLPLVPEGTRLGAPVAGTRNFIAVGMNYADHAAETGGTVPREPLLFSKAPNCIVGPNDNVLIPPGATKLDWEVELAIVIGETAWQVEETNAFDHIAGFVLCNDVSERAFQMEGTGQWLKGKSAPTFGPLGPWLVTPDEIADVQALAMELDLNGAPRQRGNTATMVFGVRTLVSYVSRFVRLDPGDVITTGTPPGVGMGRKPPEFLKAGDVMRLSVEGLGEQRQTIAAY; the protein is encoded by the coding sequence ATGAAACTGATCCGCCATGGCGCCGTCGGCGCCGAAAAGCCAGGCCTCGTCGATGCCTCCGGTCGCCACCGCGATCTCTCAGCCCACGTTGCCGACCTTGCCGGCGCGGCGCTGTCGAAGGCCTCGCTAGCCTCAATTTCCGCCATCAGCCCGGAGAGCCTGCCACTGGTGCCGGAAGGTACGCGTCTTGGCGCGCCTGTGGCCGGCACACGCAACTTCATTGCCGTTGGCATGAACTATGCCGACCACGCCGCCGAAACGGGCGGCACCGTGCCGCGCGAGCCGCTCCTTTTCAGCAAGGCGCCTAATTGCATCGTCGGCCCCAATGACAACGTTCTGATCCCGCCGGGCGCCACCAAGCTCGACTGGGAAGTTGAACTCGCGATCGTCATCGGTGAGACCGCCTGGCAGGTCGAGGAGACCAACGCCTTCGATCACATTGCCGGCTTCGTGCTATGCAACGACGTCTCCGAGCGCGCCTTCCAGATGGAGGGGACAGGCCAGTGGCTCAAGGGCAAGAGTGCCCCGACTTTCGGACCGCTTGGTCCGTGGCTGGTCACGCCGGACGAGATCGCCGACGTACAGGCGCTCGCCATGGAGCTCGACCTCAACGGCGCGCCGCGCCAGCGCGGCAACACGGCCACCATGGTGTTCGGCGTTCGGACGCTGGTGTCTTACGTGTCGCGCTTCGTCCGTCTCGATCCGGGTGACGTCATCACCACCGGCACCCCGCCGGGCGTCGGCATGGGTCGCAAGCCGCCGGAATTCCTCAAGGCGGGCGACGTGATGCGTCTGTCCGTCGAAGGACTTGGCGAGCAGCGCCAGACGATAGCCGCCTATTGA
- a CDS encoding GntR family transcriptional regulator: MPKQNTVFKDAYNRCLRLLVVGESLPSEPELCILLGVSRTTVRSILSQMVEAGLIEWNKRSKAVQRSPAKTDFFPEHETNSLAEVIERTFMKRILMGDAQPGMQINELELAREIGVGTTSVREFLIRFSRFGLIEKRPNSHWILKGFTRQFAEELIDVREMFELKSAAAFVNLPVEDPAWIELEALRRAHVEVLADIDSRYLEFSELDDRLHRLIQQASSNRFIVDFYDIIAIVFHYHYQWNKANARERNGKAILEHLDYIEALKTRRPEAVEAACRIHLSSARLSLMQSLSPAALAAPDIAQ; this comes from the coding sequence ATGCCGAAGCAGAATACTGTCTTCAAGGATGCTTATAACAGGTGCTTGCGGCTACTGGTGGTGGGTGAGAGCTTACCCTCCGAGCCAGAACTCTGCATTCTACTCGGTGTATCCCGGACGACGGTACGCTCCATTCTTTCGCAAATGGTCGAGGCGGGCCTGATCGAATGGAACAAGCGCTCGAAGGCGGTGCAGCGGTCGCCGGCCAAGACCGACTTTTTCCCCGAACATGAGACCAACTCACTGGCGGAAGTGATCGAGCGCACGTTCATGAAGCGCATCCTGATGGGAGACGCTCAACCGGGCATGCAGATCAATGAATTGGAACTCGCCCGCGAAATCGGTGTCGGCACCACCTCCGTACGCGAATTTCTGATCCGTTTCAGTCGCTTCGGCCTCATCGAGAAGCGGCCGAACAGTCACTGGATACTGAAGGGATTTACCCGACAGTTCGCCGAGGAACTGATTGACGTCCGCGAAATGTTCGAGCTGAAATCAGCCGCTGCCTTCGTTAACCTGCCGGTCGAGGATCCCGCCTGGATCGAACTTGAAGCCCTGCGCCGCGCCCATGTCGAGGTGCTCGCTGATATCGACAGCCGCTATCTCGAATTTTCAGAACTTGATGACCGTCTGCACCGGTTGATCCAGCAGGCCTCGAGCAATCGCTTCATCGTCGACTTCTACGATATCATCGCCATCGTCTTCCACTACCACTACCAGTGGAACAAGGCGAATGCCCGCGAACGCAACGGCAAGGCGATCCTTGAGCATCTCGACTATATCGAGGCCCTCAAGACGCGCCGACCGGAAGCCGTCGAGGCCGCCTGCCGGATCCATCTCTCATCGGCGCGCCTGTCGCTGATGCAGTCGCTGTCGCCGGCCGCTCTAGCGGCACCCGACATCGCTCAATAG
- a CDS encoding ABC transporter substrate-binding protein encodes MKAIGITRRTLVALAGAVALSAIAPVAAQAETYTIPIIVKDTTSFYWQIVLAGARKAGADLGVNVPELGAQSEADINGQISIIENAVSSGANALVVAPTEFKALGKPIDEAAKSVPIIGIDSAADSKAFTSFLTTDNVQGGRIAADGLAAAIGAANGGKVEGDVALITNLPGAGSLEQRAKGFKEELAAKYPGLKLVADKVGDGQATTALNIMTDLLTANPDLKGVFASNLIAAQGAGQAIAENKLGDKVGLIGFDNDDKLVGFLKDGVIDALVVQDPYRMGYDGIKTALSAVKKEKVEAFVDTGANLVTTANMNEPRAQELLYPKVK; translated from the coding sequence ATGAAAGCTATTGGCATTACACGTCGTACGCTTGTCGCACTGGCCGGCGCCGTCGCGCTGTCGGCTATCGCCCCGGTTGCTGCGCAAGCCGAAACCTATACGATTCCGATTATCGTCAAGGACACCACGTCTTTCTACTGGCAGATCGTGCTGGCCGGCGCCCGCAAGGCTGGCGCGGATCTCGGCGTGAACGTGCCAGAACTCGGTGCCCAGTCCGAAGCCGACATCAACGGCCAGATTTCGATTATCGAGAATGCCGTCTCCTCCGGAGCCAATGCTCTCGTCGTAGCGCCGACGGAATTCAAGGCGCTTGGCAAGCCGATCGATGAAGCCGCCAAGTCGGTGCCTATCATCGGTATCGACTCGGCCGCCGATTCCAAGGCCTTCACCTCCTTCCTGACCACCGACAACGTCCAGGGCGGCCGTATTGCCGCTGACGGTCTCGCCGCCGCCATCGGCGCCGCCAATGGTGGCAAGGTGGAAGGTGACGTGGCCCTCATTACCAACCTGCCGGGCGCCGGCTCGCTCGAGCAGCGCGCGAAGGGCTTCAAGGAAGAGTTGGCTGCCAAGTATCCCGGCCTCAAGCTGGTGGCCGACAAGGTTGGCGACGGTCAGGCGACCACCGCCCTCAACATCATGACCGACCTCTTGACCGCCAATCCTGACCTCAAGGGCGTGTTTGCCTCCAACCTGATCGCCGCCCAGGGCGCTGGTCAGGCCATCGCCGAGAACAAGCTGGGCGATAAAGTCGGGTTGATCGGCTTCGACAACGACGACAAGCTGGTCGGCTTCCTGAAGGACGGCGTGATCGATGCGCTCGTCGTACAGGACCCGTATCGTATGGGCTACGACGGCATCAAGACGGCGCTTTCCGCCGTCAAGAAGGAGAAGGTCGAAGCCTTCGTCGACACTGGCGCCAACCTGGTGACCACGGCCAACATGAATGAGCCGCGCGCCCAGGAGCTGCTGTATCCGAAAGTGAAGTGA